A portion of the Malania oleifera isolate guangnan ecotype guangnan chromosome 3, ASM2987363v1, whole genome shotgun sequence genome contains these proteins:
- the LOC131151245 gene encoding 1-aminocyclopropane-1-carboxylate oxidase homolog encodes MEILSMRQSFHELAMDYDRTAKLKAFEKTKAGVKGLADAGLKHIPKIFMQPLEELAEELNYPRSNLWVPVIDVAGIDSADRRKEIVEEVKVAVEKWGFFQVVNHEIPLKVMDGMIHGLRLFNEGDFLLAGLERRTNLIVSRHER; translated from the coding sequence ATGGAAATCTTAAGCATGAGGCAATCCTTCCATGAACTCGCCATGGACTATGATCGAACCGCAAAGCTAAAAGCCTTTGAAAAAACTAAAGCTGGTGTCAAAGGACTGGCAGATGCCGGTTTGAAGCATATCCCAAAGATATTCATGCAACCACTGGAAGAACTCGCTGAGGAGCTGAACTATCCGCGCTCCAATCTTTGGGTGCCGGTCATTGACGTCGCCGGAATCGATAGTGCCGACCGACGCAAGGAGATTGTCGAGGAAGTAAAGGTTGCAGTAGAGAAGTGGGGCTTCTTCCAGGTGGTGAACCATGAAATCCCCTTGAAGGTAATGGATGGGATGATTCATGGGCTGCGCTTGTTCAATGAGGGAGATTTTTTGCTGGCGGGCTTGGAGAGAAGAACAAACTTGATTGTTTCAAGACACGAAAGGTAG